One segment of Rosa chinensis cultivar Old Blush chromosome 6, RchiOBHm-V2, whole genome shotgun sequence DNA contains the following:
- the LOC121050009 gene encoding uncharacterized protein LOC121050009: MADKVRSDPLIKPKDIVKHFKHDYGFDIPYHMAYRGKEAANKTLHGSEAFGYSLLPWYIDTLKRTNSGSYCILDSLDNRFRRLFISYGACINGFKYCRPMLFLDGTFIKNKYKGMLLGACAKTGNKDVFPFAFAIVDAESKENWRWFLEHLAIILASDYRTIVFMTDHGAGLLDGVKEVFPNAPHSYCIKHLEDNLNGRYPCSYGSTFKEHIVRLFTQAAYARTLDIFNEKLAEFRK, translated from the exons ATGGCTGATAAAGTGAGATCCGATCCTTTAATTAAGCCCAAGGATATTGTCAAGCATTTCAAGCATGATTATGGGTTTGATATTCCTTATCACATGGCATATAGGGGCAAAGAGGCTGCTAATAAGACGTTACATGGTAGTGAAGCATTTGGGTATTCTCTATTGCCTTGGTATATTGACACATTAAAGAGAACTAACTCCGGTTCATATTGCATCCTTGACTCTCTTGATAATCGTTTTCGTCGATTGTTTATATCTTATGGGGCTTGCATAAACGGCTTCAAATATTGTCGACCTATGCTGTTCCTTGATGGGACTTTtattaaaaacaagtataagggGATGCTATTGGGTGCTTGTGCTAAAACAGGGAACAAAG ATGTTTTCCCATTTGCCTTTGCCATTGTTGATGCTGAAAGTAAAGAGAATTGGAGGTGGTTCCTTGAACATTTGGCAATAATCTTAGCGAGTGACTACCGGACTATTGTATTCATGACAGACCATGGAGCTGGTCTTTTGGATGGTGTGAAAGAGGTGTTTCCAAATGCGCCGCACTCCTATTGTATCAAGCATCTAGAGGACAATTTGAATGGCAGGTATCCATGTTCCTATGGTTCTACTTTTAAGGAACACATTGTGAGATTGTTTACACAAGCTGCATATGCTAGGACTTTAGATATCTTCAATGAAAAGTTGGCAGAATTTAGGAAGTAA